Proteins from a genomic interval of Paenibacillus sp. FSL R5-0623:
- a CDS encoding methyltransferase domain-containing protein, producing MTNGKNVSGTDLLFDLSVWEEAWKNRPRSSKYKKKSVPVNTEEVFERWARDYHAQSFTEEGKRRSERIMGWIENQGVEFAGLSILDIGAASGIFTIPFAEKGASVTAVEPSELLISLMKETIPPALESNIEIVNERYEEISIKDKGWEKKYDFAFASMCPAMSDWQTIEQAINCARKYVYISTMAGQKEHTLMDELKDILGVTSSYKAGDMGYIQQLLYLKGYSYTMIITREVNSFEVSVEDVVEKLPEWLNTYELPSDEDSLRLAEKYIRDTYKDSTVTFSRGARFGKILIQLEQPNMKTVRTMDKR from the coding sequence GTGACTAATGGAAAAAATGTATCGGGTACCGATCTGTTATTTGATCTTTCTGTATGGGAAGAGGCATGGAAGAATCGTCCGAGAAGTTCAAAATATAAGAAGAAAAGCGTCCCCGTTAATACAGAAGAAGTTTTTGAGCGGTGGGCCAGGGATTATCATGCACAGTCGTTCACTGAAGAAGGAAAGCGGCGTTCTGAGCGCATTATGGGCTGGATTGAAAACCAGGGAGTAGAGTTTGCCGGCTTGTCCATTCTAGACATTGGAGCGGCCTCAGGCATATTTACCATCCCTTTTGCGGAGAAGGGTGCAAGTGTGACCGCAGTTGAGCCTTCTGAGTTGCTTATCTCCCTTATGAAAGAGACGATACCTCCAGCTCTTGAATCCAATATCGAAATCGTAAATGAACGATATGAAGAAATCTCTATCAAGGATAAGGGTTGGGAGAAGAAATATGACTTTGCATTTGCATCCATGTGTCCGGCGATGTCGGATTGGCAAACGATCGAGCAGGCGATCAATTGTGCCCGGAAGTATGTGTATATAAGTACTATGGCAGGACAGAAGGAACACACACTAATGGATGAACTTAAGGATATACTGGGGGTAACTTCTTCATATAAGGCTGGTGATATGGGTTATATTCAACAATTGTTGTATTTGAAGGGGTATTCATACACCATGATCATTACGAGAGAAGTTAACTCATTTGAAGTATCGGTGGAAGATGTTGTAGAGAAGCTGCCAGAATGGCTTAATACGTATGAGTTACCATCGGATGAAGATTCCCTCAGATTGGCTGAGAAGTATATCCGAGATACATACAAGGATAGTACAGTGACCTTCTCACGCGGAGCAAGGTTTGGTAAAATTCTAATTCAACTTGAGCAGCCAAATATGAAAACAGTTCGCACTATGGATAAGCGATAA
- a CDS encoding helix-turn-helix domain-containing protein, producing MRPISYLHKMIIFGILLSTLPILLTGIAAFIYSSNQTELHRTQANRQLLEQMQSNVEHKLATVSYMLDQAVRSPVTLRSLSASSSSLEGNGPLLADKLQSEFLNMKSWEPLLDITLVNQSQNWLIDHAGLYRNTDFPLALPMKELISDTLTSGWQLSPSSVFSNDERSPGTGCIYHIALARSIPNLNTSSDAALIAGIPACSLQNTLGEASLGNAASGLIILNREQRILVHPDPVYIGQPLAAIGLQDRDTEANINKLSPITFSTGFENQEVKIGDTHYSLTYSPSTLKGWTYALISPTNILTQEYINIGLHTLYISIFLLLLSLLLAWLGSKRMHIPIRKLLTQLGDNHLSKEGNTVAQQSPPFSDEFEQIRAGVSQLSASRSQLENTLNMHLLQIRNHFMMNLFQDKIPVHTLHDTLNEYGYTHQVREWQQIAVITLQADLINHTKYSASDRDLLLFAIQNILEETVVYNQQLLPTVLEHTVVTVIGTVEQDHFIFSQQLYVLTDQLKQQIDKILALQVSIGFSQPHNSLDHIPQAYTEAMEALRHRMKLGTGIIFQYENIDHHALTWSMTYPESLEYSLIQAIQSADEVQASALLQQLLEVIFGMEVTPEEYEVALTRLLTHILQMTQESGIRLGQISQGRGSMFHELHGLQYAAEVENWFKHQVILPIIQVFKARQYAQYQHISEKMIAMIHQDYDKDLTLEECALKLHYNANYLSSVFRKETGCAFSEYLTKYRFNIAKKWLDESDLTVKDIAARLRYNNPQNFIRSFRKWEGITPGQYRERKQKADLSNRN from the coding sequence GTGCGACCAATCAGCTATCTCCATAAAATGATCATCTTCGGAATCCTGTTAAGCACCCTGCCCATTTTGTTAACGGGAATTGCCGCATTTATCTATTCATCCAACCAAACTGAGTTGCATCGTACACAGGCCAACAGACAGTTGCTGGAACAAATGCAATCCAACGTAGAGCACAAACTCGCTACAGTCAGTTATATGCTTGATCAGGCGGTTCGCTCTCCAGTAACCCTCCGTTCCCTGTCTGCTTCTTCTTCTTCACTAGAAGGGAACGGACCTTTGCTTGCCGACAAGTTACAGAGCGAATTTCTGAATATGAAGTCATGGGAACCTTTGCTGGATATTACCCTAGTGAACCAATCTCAGAACTGGCTTATTGATCATGCCGGATTATATCGCAATACGGATTTTCCACTGGCTCTTCCCATGAAGGAATTGATTTCGGATACGTTAACTTCTGGATGGCAGCTCTCCCCTTCATCGGTGTTCAGTAATGATGAGCGGTCACCCGGTACAGGCTGTATCTATCATATTGCCCTTGCGAGGTCTATTCCGAATCTGAATACGTCTTCCGATGCTGCCCTGATTGCGGGAATTCCTGCATGCTCTTTGCAAAATACACTAGGCGAAGCCTCCTTAGGCAATGCTGCCTCAGGACTGATCATTTTGAATCGGGAACAACGTATCTTGGTCCATCCCGATCCTGTATACATTGGACAACCGTTGGCTGCCATTGGATTACAGGATCGGGATACGGAAGCTAACATAAACAAACTATCACCCATCACATTTTCAACAGGCTTTGAAAACCAAGAAGTTAAGATCGGCGATACACATTACTCCCTGACGTATAGCCCTTCTACCTTAAAAGGATGGACTTACGCTCTAATCTCACCTACCAATATTCTGACACAAGAATATATCAATATCGGATTACACACCTTGTATATCAGTATCTTCTTACTTTTACTTTCATTACTACTCGCCTGGCTCGGTTCCAAGCGAATGCATATCCCGATTCGTAAACTTTTAACTCAACTTGGTGACAACCACCTGTCCAAAGAAGGAAACACAGTAGCTCAACAATCACCACCATTTTCTGATGAGTTCGAACAGATTAGAGCAGGGGTCTCACAATTATCTGCCTCTCGCTCCCAATTAGAGAACACACTTAATATGCATCTGCTGCAGATTCGCAATCATTTTATGATGAATCTGTTCCAGGATAAGATCCCTGTTCATACTCTTCATGACACCCTGAATGAATATGGCTACACACATCAGGTTCGGGAATGGCAACAAATTGCTGTTATTACACTACAGGCCGATCTCATTAATCATACAAAATATAGTGCTAGTGATCGTGACCTCTTATTATTTGCTATTCAAAATATATTGGAGGAAACGGTTGTGTATAACCAACAATTGCTTCCCACTGTGCTGGAGCATACGGTAGTCACGGTGATTGGCACCGTGGAACAGGATCATTTTATTTTTTCACAGCAGCTATATGTATTAACAGACCAGTTAAAACAACAGATTGATAAGATTCTGGCTCTACAAGTCAGTATAGGATTCAGCCAGCCGCACAACTCTCTAGATCACATCCCTCAGGCTTACACAGAAGCCATGGAAGCATTGAGGCATCGGATGAAGCTGGGAACAGGCATTATTTTTCAATATGAGAACATAGATCATCACGCTCTCACTTGGTCCATGACCTACCCGGAATCATTGGAATATTCGTTAATCCAAGCTATTCAAAGTGCGGACGAAGTCCAGGCCTCTGCTCTTCTGCAACAACTGCTTGAAGTGATCTTTGGTATGGAGGTTACACCCGAGGAGTATGAGGTGGCTCTTACGAGGCTACTCACGCATATTTTGCAAATGACTCAGGAATCCGGCATACGACTCGGACAGATCTCCCAAGGTCGTGGCTCGATGTTTCATGAACTTCATGGTTTGCAGTACGCCGCTGAAGTGGAGAATTGGTTTAAACATCAAGTCATCTTGCCCATCATCCAGGTTTTTAAAGCAAGACAGTATGCCCAGTACCAGCATATATCTGAGAAAATGATTGCCATGATTCATCAAGATTATGATAAGGATCTGACGCTTGAGGAATGTGCCTTGAAGCTTCACTACAATGCCAACTACTTAAGTAGTGTCTTCCGCAAAGAGACAGGCTGTGCATTTAGTGAATATCTGACCAAGTACCGATTTAATATCGCTAAAAAATGGCTGGACGAAAGTGATCTAACCGTTAAAGATATCGCAGCACGACTTCGGTACAACAATCCTCAAAACTTTATCCGATCATTCCGTAAATGGGAAGGAATCACCCCCGGTCAGTATCGGGAGCGTAAGCAAAAAGCAGATTTGTCGAATAGAAATTAG
- a CDS encoding DUF2614 family zinc ribbon-containing protein — protein sequence MIFKSAKINAFRTWGLLLTMLGMGLMILGTAGIVFWGHAGKVFAAVGLVIGLIAMMASLAIYFWAGMLSTSAVQVDCPECGKLTKMLGKTDRCMFCHTILTLDPNKANMTSQQLKAPSTQVPPTDG from the coding sequence ATGATTTTTAAATCAGCAAAAATTAATGCTTTTCGCACTTGGGGATTACTACTGACCATGCTAGGTATGGGCCTAATGATACTGGGAACAGCCGGGATTGTTTTCTGGGGACATGCAGGCAAGGTCTTCGCAGCTGTAGGGCTCGTCATCGGACTGATTGCCATGATGGCCAGTCTAGCCATTTATTTCTGGGCGGGTATGCTCTCCACCAGTGCAGTACAAGTCGACTGTCCGGAATGCGGGAAGTTAACCAAAATGCTTGGCAAAACAGATCGTTGTATGTTCTGTCATACCATCCTCACCCTGGACCCTAATAAAGCCAATATGACCAGTCAACAACTGAAAGCACCTTCTACACAAGTTCCCCCCACCGATGGTTAG
- a CDS encoding nucleotidyltransferase-like protein: protein MELKNLAFLSEQSEETGAVGAIAYSHPGERFHGSLIQDFELLVLVVHNDDQLKSAVGHYRYGDLRYQMIYASRHELKSSVVTGNHNNLTQCLIEGEIIWEADSALSDLREELSTFGAELREQKLLHEFTSFLRMYVEAKRHIQEGHVVDAYYNVLEALGNWARIVLIEQGIYPDHAVWTHVQNLDRALWKLYQELTVSSETLEQRVELVLLACEFSVMSKMSECSELLLRVLRSRKEPWSMNELVHHPQLRFIREDLPLVIRKLVFRSIVKESAGWPSIGGEGREIRYWIEA, encoded by the coding sequence GTGGAATTAAAGAACCTTGCTTTTTTGTCCGAACAGTCGGAAGAGACAGGGGCAGTTGGGGCTATCGCTTATTCCCACCCGGGAGAGCGATTCCACGGCTCCCTAATTCAAGATTTCGAATTATTAGTACTTGTTGTTCATAATGATGATCAATTGAAGTCGGCGGTGGGACATTACAGATATGGTGATCTTCGTTATCAGATGATCTATGCGAGCCGTCATGAATTAAAGAGTAGTGTAGTAACCGGGAATCATAATAATCTCACCCAGTGTCTGATTGAAGGTGAGATTATTTGGGAAGCGGATAGCGCCTTAAGTGATTTGCGAGAAGAACTGTCTACCTTTGGGGCAGAATTGCGTGAGCAGAAGCTGCTTCATGAATTCACCAGTTTCTTGAGAATGTATGTGGAGGCCAAACGTCATATTCAGGAAGGTCATGTTGTAGACGCCTACTACAATGTATTAGAGGCTCTGGGGAACTGGGCAAGAATTGTATTGATTGAACAGGGGATATACCCGGATCATGCCGTCTGGACACATGTGCAGAATCTGGATCGCGCTTTATGGAAACTATATCAAGAGCTTACCGTAAGCTCGGAGACGCTGGAGCAGCGAGTAGAGCTTGTCCTGCTTGCCTGTGAGTTTTCCGTAATGTCCAAAATGAGTGAATGCTCAGAACTGCTGCTGCGTGTGTTAAGAAGTCGCAAGGAGCCGTGGAGCATGAATGAGCTTGTTCATCATCCGCAGTTAAGATTTATTCGAGAAGATCTGCCTTTGGTGATACGTAAGCTGGTCTTTCGTTCTATTGTAAAAGAATCGGCAGGATGGCCATCGATCGGAGGAGAGGGCCGGGAGATTCGGTATTGGATAGAGGCATAA